The following are from one region of the Rosistilla carotiformis genome:
- a CDS encoding DUF1819 family protein — protein MRYRADITAGSLKVAESRVIADLLLKQADDAAWKAALGENNLLQTRSPATSRRLARLIRNRLETMSPELWKLVSDGNSTVSTHACLAAAVKHSALLADFFGLVLKEQYRVFAEKLPSTVWGDFVADCQSRDPELPDWSESTIKRLKSSVFQILQQAGYIDSTKSLRLQTVHIADEVVRYLKNHDEGNVLRCIEVAP, from the coding sequence TTGCGTTATCGAGCAGACATCACGGCTGGCTCTCTCAAGGTTGCTGAGAGTCGGGTCATCGCCGACTTGCTGTTGAAGCAAGCCGATGATGCTGCGTGGAAGGCTGCGCTAGGGGAAAACAATCTTTTGCAAACTCGCAGTCCTGCAACCTCCCGACGACTGGCCCGTTTAATTCGCAACCGTCTGGAAACAATGTCCCCTGAACTTTGGAAACTTGTCAGTGACGGCAACTCCACGGTTTCCACTCATGCCTGTCTGGCGGCTGCCGTCAAACACAGTGCCCTGTTGGCGGACTTTTTTGGGCTGGTTCTTAAGGAGCAATATCGAGTTTTTGCAGAAAAATTGCCTTCAACGGTGTGGGGTGATTTCGTTGCTGACTGTCAAAGTCGTGATCCCGAACTTCCCGATTGGAGTGAGTCCACCATCAAACGGTTGAAGTCATCGGTATTCCAAATTTTGCAACAGGCTGGATACATCGACAGCACCAAATCGTTACGACTTCAAACGGTTCACATCGCCGATGAAGTGGTGCGTTACCTAAAGAACCATGATGAAGGCAACGTCCTGCGTTGTATCGAGGTGGCACCATGA
- a CDS encoding DUF1788 domain-containing protein: MSDRLTERLNAILPKITSPDFLSGQGIGNEIPFYVFDYPPEDELRIREHLAFLQDKLPKQAPDLKFVHVNLFDFMIDYIKGRGYFEKSLEKERQLGSAKAIKSIKSIASAEKLADHFYNEVMSGQPDLVLVSGVGSSYPIIRTHELLNNLHKHMGLVPLVMFYPGVYDKITLKLFGKASLAFDSSSTDRKRKARYYRAFRLID, encoded by the coding sequence ATGAGTGATCGATTGACAGAACGACTGAACGCCATTCTGCCGAAGATCACTTCGCCAGATTTTCTGAGCGGCCAAGGGATCGGCAATGAGATTCCCTTTTACGTCTTCGATTATCCACCGGAAGACGAACTGAGAATCAGGGAGCATTTGGCATTTCTGCAAGACAAACTCCCCAAGCAGGCTCCTGATCTGAAGTTTGTTCACGTCAACTTGTTCGATTTTATGATCGACTACATCAAGGGACGTGGCTACTTCGAAAAGTCATTGGAAAAAGAGCGACAACTGGGAAGTGCCAAAGCGATCAAGTCCATCAAATCGATTGCCAGTGCAGAAAAACTCGCTGATCATTTTTACAACGAGGTCATGAGTGGACAGCCCGATTTGGTGCTGGTGTCCGGTGTGGGTTCATCGTATCCGATTATTCGCACCCACGAACTCTTAAACAACCTGCACAAACACATGGGGCTTGTGCCTCTCGTGATGTTCTACCCCGGCGTGTACGACAAGATCACGCTCAAATTGTTTGGCAAAGCCAGTCTGGCTTTTGATTCGTCGTCCACTGACCGAAAGCGGAAAGCCCGCTATTACCGAGCCTTTCGTTTGATCGACTGA
- the brxC gene encoding BREX system P-loop protein BrxC, with protein MRISELFKKEIGRPINGVVKADQLDEESIWQELDEFVVTKELDGHLRKFFERYCEAIDTPNDPNISGKIGVWVSGFFGSGKSHFIKVLSHLLANKEHVHDGQVKRAVDFFNDKIADAMILGDIKRAVASDTDVILFNIDSKADSSSGRDAILAVFLKVLNEKLGYSPDHAHIAHMERYLDEKGKYDEFQNIYKTLTNTEWKDERDAYEFNRDEVVEALSKTLGQSEESCAKWVDTGDATFSLTIENFAKWTKEYLDKCGPVHRVIFLVDEVGQFIGSDTALMLNLQTITEQLGTVCNGRAWVVVTSQEDIDAVLGEMRTSRENDFSKIQGRFKTRLSLSSANVDEVIQERLLRKHDSVRPDLEKLYKEKGDILKNQLSFREVGTTYKQFKETDDFVHTYPFAPYQFKLLQRIFESIRKAGATGLHLAQGERSLLDAFQHAAKTIADKDVGVLVPLYMFYPSIESFLDTTIKRTIDHAKENDSLEPFDINVLQVLFLIRYVDEMKGNVDNLVTLCLDQIDADRLAIKRKIEESLARLEKDSLVSRSGDLYYFLTNEERDINQEIKKEIISSADEAKLLGDIIFLDVLKDQKKHRYSATKKDIPFNRVCDQHPIGRSTEGAMTYAVVSPLDDDFGSYSDQKCILSSSSDNGKALVRLEDKEALGRELKTYLRTDKYLKTKDDSTSAPTTRRIHKDLAAENQQRRNLLANMLSDMLVEAGYFVAGEKLDISASGPITAMEEALEYLIENTFTKLSYLKCLNDNPTKEMTAILKSDDTAQQTLQMDLPENNPQALEEVRRYIDLAYGRDREIVMYDLCYGRFSDRPYGWPEMETAILLVRLYAAGEILFMRGGDAIKHDDLPSSLTDPKNWRKITIVQKVTAKPEVVKKARELGKDVFHEMGPETEDGLFAFLRKKLEHQRSCLGRYAELAADGRYPGKETISDSLSIIKSLLMVDESNKFLERFNENKDGLLQLSDDFHDLEHFYESQKPTWDKMLKAEQQFSLNQSQLSQDDDAKKALDRIKAIRTAAEPYGMIHEVDPLITVIQKVNDKLVSEQRANSLQVIESQIEAIKSELKVAGDDPALTSSCLKPLESLKSQVTGQTSLAHITQAETDAVNLKDSAIGKVGQYLAKKAEETKGDDPEPPPKFKKPKVVQPKTLITKSYLESQADIDEFLSALRKELEAAISNDERIEIR; from the coding sequence ATGAGAATCAGTGAACTATTCAAAAAAGAAATTGGTCGGCCCATCAATGGAGTCGTCAAAGCGGATCAATTGGATGAAGAATCCATCTGGCAAGAGCTTGATGAATTCGTAGTCACCAAGGAACTCGATGGGCACCTTCGAAAGTTCTTTGAACGCTACTGCGAAGCCATTGACACCCCCAATGATCCCAATATTTCAGGGAAGATTGGCGTTTGGGTTTCCGGCTTCTTTGGCTCCGGTAAATCGCACTTCATCAAAGTGTTGTCCCACCTGCTGGCCAACAAAGAGCATGTCCACGATGGGCAAGTGAAAAGAGCCGTTGATTTTTTCAATGATAAAATCGCCGATGCCATGATCCTTGGCGACATCAAGCGTGCGGTTGCTTCCGACACGGATGTTATCCTCTTCAACATCGACAGCAAAGCCGACAGCAGTTCTGGTCGTGATGCGATCCTTGCCGTTTTCCTCAAAGTGCTTAACGAAAAGCTGGGCTACAGCCCCGATCACGCTCACATCGCCCACATGGAGCGATATCTCGATGAGAAAGGCAAATACGACGAGTTTCAGAACATTTACAAAACGCTCACCAACACTGAATGGAAGGATGAGCGTGATGCCTATGAATTCAACCGGGATGAAGTTGTTGAGGCTCTGTCCAAAACACTTGGGCAAAGTGAAGAGTCGTGTGCCAAATGGGTTGATACTGGCGATGCCACCTTCAGCCTGACCATCGAAAACTTTGCTAAATGGACTAAGGAATATCTCGATAAATGTGGGCCAGTACACCGGGTCATCTTCTTGGTGGACGAAGTTGGGCAGTTCATTGGTTCCGATACCGCTTTGATGCTCAACCTGCAAACCATCACCGAACAGCTTGGGACAGTTTGCAATGGCCGTGCTTGGGTAGTGGTGACATCACAGGAAGATATCGATGCGGTTCTGGGGGAAATGCGAACCAGCCGTGAAAATGATTTCTCAAAGATTCAGGGCCGTTTCAAAACTCGACTTTCCCTCTCCAGTGCCAACGTCGATGAGGTCATTCAGGAACGATTGCTTCGCAAGCACGATTCTGTCCGACCTGATTTAGAAAAGCTGTACAAGGAAAAGGGAGACATCCTCAAGAACCAGCTTTCTTTCCGTGAGGTGGGGACCACATACAAGCAGTTCAAAGAGACAGACGATTTCGTCCACACTTATCCGTTTGCTCCATACCAGTTCAAGCTGCTGCAACGCATTTTTGAATCGATCCGTAAAGCTGGGGCAACGGGTCTGCACTTGGCACAAGGTGAACGGTCACTGTTGGATGCGTTTCAACATGCGGCTAAAACCATTGCTGATAAAGACGTTGGCGTTCTGGTTCCGCTCTACATGTTTTATCCGTCGATTGAAAGTTTCCTTGATACAACGATCAAGCGAACCATCGATCATGCTAAAGAAAATGATAGCCTTGAGCCATTCGACATCAATGTATTGCAGGTGCTCTTTCTGATTCGTTACGTCGATGAAATGAAGGGTAATGTGGATAACCTCGTTACCCTTTGCCTCGATCAAATCGATGCTGACAGATTGGCGATCAAAAGGAAGATTGAAGAAAGTCTTGCCCGTTTGGAGAAGGATTCACTCGTTAGTCGAAGTGGTGATCTTTATTACTTCCTGACCAATGAAGAACGTGACATCAATCAGGAAATCAAAAAGGAAATTATTTCCAGCGCTGATGAAGCGAAATTGTTGGGTGACATCATCTTCCTTGATGTTCTGAAGGATCAGAAAAAACACCGCTACTCAGCCACCAAGAAAGACATCCCTTTCAACCGTGTTTGTGACCAGCATCCAATTGGTCGCAGTACCGAAGGGGCCATGACCTACGCCGTGGTCAGTCCACTGGATGATGATTTTGGTTCCTACAGCGATCAAAAGTGCATCCTGTCCAGCAGCAGCGATAATGGCAAAGCTCTTGTCAGGCTGGAGGATAAGGAAGCTCTTGGCCGTGAACTGAAGACTTATCTTCGTACCGACAAATACCTGAAAACCAAAGACGATAGCACTTCCGCCCCAACGACACGCCGTATTCACAAGGATCTGGCTGCGGAGAATCAACAGCGGCGTAATCTGCTGGCCAACATGCTCAGTGACATGCTAGTGGAGGCAGGCTATTTTGTGGCAGGTGAGAAACTGGATATTAGCGCCAGTGGCCCCATCACGGCCATGGAAGAGGCTCTTGAATACCTGATCGAGAATACGTTCACCAAGCTCAGCTACCTGAAATGCTTGAACGATAATCCGACCAAGGAAATGACGGCGATCCTGAAGAGTGATGATACTGCCCAGCAGACTCTTCAAATGGATCTGCCTGAAAACAACCCACAGGCATTGGAGGAAGTACGCCGTTACATCGATCTGGCTTACGGTCGAGATCGAGAGATCGTCATGTACGACCTTTGTTATGGTCGGTTTTCTGATCGTCCCTACGGCTGGCCAGAAATGGAAACGGCCATCCTGCTGGTTCGATTGTATGCAGCCGGTGAGATCCTCTTTATGCGTGGTGGAGACGCCATCAAGCATGATGACCTTCCTTCATCGCTAACCGATCCGAAAAACTGGCGAAAGATCACCATTGTTCAAAAGGTGACTGCTAAGCCAGAGGTTGTGAAGAAGGCCCGTGAACTTGGGAAAGATGTTTTCCACGAAATGGGACCGGAAACCGAAGATGGACTTTTCGCTTTTCTTCGCAAGAAACTGGAGCATCAACGGTCATGCCTTGGTCGTTACGCCGAACTTGCTGCCGATGGACGTTACCCCGGCAAAGAAACGATCAGCGACTCTTTGTCGATCATCAAATCTCTGCTGATGGTGGATGAAAGCAACAAGTTCTTGGAGCGGTTTAACGAGAACAAGGATGGGCTTCTACAGCTTTCAGATGACTTCCACGATCTGGAACATTTTTATGAAAGCCAGAAGCCAACTTGGGACAAGATGCTCAAGGCCGAACAGCAGTTTAGCCTCAATCAAAGTCAGCTATCACAGGACGATGACGCCAAGAAGGCATTGGATCGGATCAAGGCTATTCGAACTGCTGCGGAACCTTATGGCATGATCCATGAGGTCGATCCATTGATCACGGTGATTCAAAAGGTCAACGACAAACTGGTCAGTGAGCAAAGGGCCAATTCCCTCCAAGTGATCGAATCACAAATTGAAGCGATCAAGTCTGAACTCAAAGTAGCGGGTGACGATCCTGCCTTAACTTCGTCGTGTTTGAAACCGCTGGAGTCACTCAAGAGCCAAGTGACCGGGCAAACCAGTTTGGCGCACATCACTCAGGCTGAAACTGATGCCGTCAACCTGAAGGATTCGGCCATCGGAAAGGTCGGACAATATCTGGCTAAGAAAGCGGAAGAGACCAAGGGTGACGATCCTGAACCACCGCCCAAGTTCAAAAAGCCCAAAGTTGTTCAACCAAAGACGCTGATCACGAAGAGTTACTTGGAATCACAAGCAGATATCGATGAGTTCCTTTCTGCGCTGCGGAAAGAACTTGAGGCAGCCATCAGCAACGACGAACGAATTGAGATCAGGTAG
- a CDS encoding MerR family transcriptional regulator gives MTKLSDYLRVSEAAEYLGISPNTLRNWERAGKIEAHRNPVNSYRLFKKEELDALLKQVQEPDEPKDNRPRKSK, from the coding sequence GTGACCAAATTAAGCGACTATCTGCGAGTTTCAGAGGCGGCTGAGTATTTGGGCATCAGTCCAAACACTCTTCGCAACTGGGAACGAGCAGGCAAAATCGAGGCTCACCGAAATCCGGTGAACTCGTATCGGCTGTTCAAGAAGGAAGAACTGGATGCGTTGTTGAAACAGGTGCAGGAACCTGATGAACCGAAAGATAACCGACCAAGAAAGTCCAAGTAG